The following is a genomic window from Candidatus Hydrogenedentota bacterium.
CCGTTGTAGCCGCGGCGATGGCGCGAATCAGGCCCGGCCGCCCGTTTGGCGCGAGCAGCATGACGACGGCGCCCGCAAGCGGCAGAAATGTTATTAACGTTAGCAACGACTTGTCCATGATGACGAATCAAGCCTTCCTTGTTCTTTGTGTGAGAAAAGGGGATGAGGGGATAATAGGGATGAAATGGAGATTCATTCCGATTCTATCCTCCGAAAGTCCGCCTTTTCGTCCGCGAAATTCACCAATATTGCAGTCCGGCAACCTGTTGCTTTCAGGTATGAGCGGACTTGTGCGTAATGTGATTTTCCAAGAGCCTCTACCGTTTTAAGTTCCACAATGACTGTGCCTTCGACAAGCATATCGAGTCTATGCAAGCCCACTTCCTCGCCTTCATAGAAGATCGAAACGGACTTTTCCGTTTCTACACGCAACCCACGTCTTTGTAGTTCGATCCGGAGCGCATTCCGGTAGATGCTTTCCAGAAAACCCGGGCCTAATTTCGAATGGACGGCGATGATCGCGCCAATAATCTCCCTGGTGAGAGTATCGGTCTTCGAGTCCATCTCCGTAATCCCCGTTATCTCCATATCTCCTTTTTTTACACACGTCGCGTTCATGGCTGCCAGTATCCGTAGAACGCATACGCACACACACTCGATATGATCAACAGGCCGAGCACGGTCAACATGAGATATTGCCGCACGTAGCCTGTTTGGGATTGATTGACTTGGCGGCCCATGTAGGCTGTGGTTTGCGCGGAGCCGTTGACAAACCAGCCGTCCACCACGATTCGGTCGAAGATTTCGGTGAGGTAGGACCACGCCCAGCCGCACCAGCCGGCCAGATTGACAATGCCGTCAATGATGAGGCGGTCGAAAGTGGCGGAGATTACGGCCAGCGCGCGCGTGGTCATGACGAAACACGCCATATACGCCTCGTCGAGATAATACTTGTTCCAGAGAATCCGGTGCGCAAGGCTGCAACGTTGCGCCACGCGACCGGGATCGAGCAGCGTCTTGCCGTCTTTGCGTTGCAGGTAGAATGCGGCGCCCAGGAGAATTCCGGCCAGCGCAAGGCAGGTCGAAAGGCCCATGGCCATGTAATGCGCCTTGTGGCGGGCCTCGGCTTCCGGACTGTGTTCGCCGGCATGCGCATCGCCGAGCGGATCGCCATGCGCTTCGCTCGAAGCGGCGTGCGGCGTTTCCGCGTCATGCGACTGCTGGACAACGCTGTCCATGAGCGACGTTGTGAAACCGGCTTCGCGTAAGCCGCGCACCTGCTCGACGCCGGATTTCGCCGGATTCATCGCGCCGAACCATCCGCCCATCCCGCCGCCCACGACCGCGAGCGTTCCAAGCACGATCAGCGGGATGAGCATGGGCAGCGGCGATTCGTGCGCGTGGTCGTAGGCGTGATGGTCTCGCGGCTTGCCGGTAAAGGTCAGGAAGAACTGGCGGAACATGTAGAAGGCCGTCAGGAACACCGTGGAAAATCCCGCCACGACGAGGAACCAATGGCCGTTGAGCATGGCAAAAGCGAGCACGTCGGCGAGAATCGCGTCCTTGCTCCAGAATCCGGAAAAGCCGGGGAATCCCGCCAGCGCCAGCGTCGCGAGGAGATAGCAAACCGTCGTGATGGGCATTTTTCTGCGCAGGCCGCCGTATTTGCTCATGGACTGTTCGTGGTGCATCGCGTGGATGACCGCGCCCGCGCCGAGAAACAGGCCGGCCTTGAAGAAGGCGTGCGTCGTGAGATGGAACAATCCCGACACATAACCGCCGACGCCGAGCGCAAGGATCATATAGCCGAGTTGACTGACTGTCGAGTAGGCGAGGACTTTCTTGATGTCGTCCTGCACGAGCGCAATCGTCGCGGCAAACAACGCCGTGAATCCGCCTATATACGCGATAAACAGCAGCGTGGGCGGATCGAACACCGGCAACAAGCGGCCGGTCAGGTACACGCCCGCGGCCACCATCGTAGCGGCATGGATCAGCGCGCTGACGGGCGTTGGGCCTTCCATCGCGTCGGGCAGCCAGACATGCAGCGGGAATTGCGCGCTCTTGCCCATCGCGCCGAAGAACAGGCCGAGGCCGGCAATCGTCCGCCATGCGCCCGACAGGCCGCCCTGCTCGACCGCCGCGAACAGATCGCCGTATTGCAGCGATCCCACCTGCAGGTAGCACACCATGATACCGATGAACATGCCCACGTCGCCCAGGCGCGTCGTGATGAAGGCCTTGATGGCGGCGTCGGACGCGGACTTCTTCTCGAACCAGTGGCCGATGAGTATGTAGGACGTCAATCCAACAAGTTCCCAGAACATATACAGATACAGCAGGTTGTTCGCAAGGACGAGTCCGAGCATGGACACGGTGAAGAGCAATAGGCCGGCGAAGTAACGCCCGTATCGGACGTCGCCTTCCATGTATTTCGTCGAGAACAGATGCACGAGAAAACTGACCAGCGTGACAACGACGAGCATGACGGCGGTAAGCCGGTCAATCAGGATGCCGCCGAGCACGGCCTTGTTGACTTCCATCGGCAGCCACGCGAACGAAAGGTTCACGAAGACCGGGCGCGGATCGCTCCACGCGCGCCAGAAGACGTACAGCGACAATCCGAGCGCCAGCCCCATGACGCTCGTGGCGATGAAATCGCCGCGCCGGGGCAGGCGCTTGTTGAACAGGCCCAGCACGACGAACGAAACCAGCGGGAGCGCGAAGATCGCCAGGCCGCATTTCAGCATCGTGTGGTCCATGCGTTAGAGCCTCATCCGGTTGGCTTTGTCCACTTCGACGGATCCGAAGTTGAAATACAGGTTCAGAAGAATGGCCAGCGCCACGGCGGCCTCGCAGGCCGCCAAGACGATGATGAAGATGCCCATCATCGGTCCGGCCATTGAAGTGTCGTTTGTGGCGGATTGCCCGAATCGCCAGAACGCCATGAAATTGAGGATCGCCGCGTTCAGGATCAGTTCGAGACCGATCAGGATGCCGATGGCGTTCCGGCGCGCCATGCAGGCCGTCAGGCCGAGCGCGAAAAGGATCGCCGCCGCAGTCAGATACCAAAGCAGTCCGACCGGCTGTGTCGAGGAAAATCCGGCGGAGGTCAGCAGGGTTGTATTCATCGCTCGCGCCTCCTGACGAGGTAGGCCGCTCCAACAAGGCATAGGAGCAGCGTCATACCCGCGACCTCAAAAGGCAGCAGGTAGGTTGTCAGCAGCGCATGGCCGATGGGCCGCACGTCGCCGACAGGCGGGTTCTGAATCGGCCCGGCACGCCATGGCACGGTCCAGATTAGATGCGCCAGCACGACAAAGAGCGCCGCGCTGAGCGTGCCGGCCAGCAGATAGAGCCAGTGGGTGTCTTTCGGGTCGCGCTGCATCGGACGCGCGGTGAGCAATATGCCGAACATGAGCAACACAAGAATGCCGCCGACGTAAATGATGACCTGCGTGACCGCGAGGAAACTGGAGCCGAGCAGGACGTAATACCCGGCCATGCCGAGCAGCGTGAAAAACAACGAAAATGCGGCCACGACGATGCTTCGGCTCAGCGCGGCGACCGCGCCGGACCCCAGCACCAGCAGGGTGATCATCCAGAACGCGATGTTCGGGCCCTGCCAGATCGCGACGGTTTGGATGGCCGTGTCCGTGTTCATTGTTCCGGTTGCTCCTGCGCGTTTCGTTCCGCCTCTTCGCGCGCCTTGCGTTCGGCTTCTTCCCTTGCTTTTCGTTCCGCTTCCTTTTTGGCCTGCGCCTCCTTGCGTTCGGCTTCCTTGCGCGCGAGAAGCGCCTTGAATTCGTCCATTTCCTCTTGCGATTTGGGACGGGCAAAATGCCGCAGGCAATCCCCGCGCGAACCGCACGCAAGGTTGTATTTTTCCGAAAGGGCCAGCGCGTTGAACGGGCACGCCTCCGCGCACAAATTGCAGAAAAGGCAGCGCGCGTAGTCAATGTCGAATTGCAGCAGCATCACGTCGCGGCCCCGGCCCAGCAGATCGATGCCGATGCAGTCCACAGGGCACGCGCGCGCGCATGCGCGGCAACCGGTGCATTTCGACTCGTCGTACACATGCACGCCCCGGTGGCCCGGCGGAATGACCGGCTTTTCCTCCGGATAGCGCATCGTGACTTTCTTGCCAAAGAAGTATTCGATGGTGATCTTCATCCCGGCATACGTGGTGTATATCCCCGCCCAGATATCGGCGAAGTATTGCGCCACGGGATTTTTCTTTTCCGCCGTCTTCATGGAAACACCACCACCTGGATCGCCGCCCACGTCGCGCAGACAAGACCGATAGGCAGCAACACCTTCAAGCACAAGTACATGACCTGGTCAATGCGGATGCGCGGCAAGGTCCAGCGCACCCAAATCATCACGAAATACAGGCCGAAGGCCTTGAGAAACATGTTGATTACGCCGACGATCTCGTACGCGGCAATCGTCAGCCCGAGTCTGCTGAAAGCCGTGCCGGCCAGCGTGGCGGCAAACACTTCGAGGGACGCCGCCACCGACAACCCGCCGCCGGCTTGCGCATGAATCGCATCCAGCCACGTGTTGAAAAACGCCGCGTTTTCCGGCAAGGCCGGGCGTGGAATCGGTCCGTGCCAGCCGCCTAGGAACAGGATCGCCGCCAGCGCGCACACAACGTACATTGCCGCGTACTCGGACATGAAGAAAAAGGCGAAACGCAGACCGGAGTATTCGGTATGGTAGCCCGCCACCAGTTCGCTTTCCGCCTCGGGCAGGTCGAAAGGCGCCCGTTTCGTTCCGGCCAGCCCCGCGATGTAGAACATGAAAAAGGCCACGAACGCCGCGGGCGAACGGAAAATCGCCCAGCCGAGTATCCACGGCCCTTGCGATTGCCACGCGACGATTTCGCCGAGATTCAATGAACCGGCCAGGAAGATGACGACGAGCACGCACAGGCCCATCGGAATTTCGTAGGACAGCATCTGCGCGGCGAGGCGCATGCCGCCGTAGAGCGACCACTTGCTGCCCGGTCCCCAGCCGGCCATCAGGATGCCGATGACTTCGATGGCCTGGAAAGCCAGCACGAAATAGAGCCCCAGCTGCATGTTGGTCAGCACGATGCGTTCGCTGAACGGAAGCACCGCGAAGGGAAGCATCGCGCCGAGGAACACCAGGATCGGCGCGGCCGTAAACAGACTCCAGTTCGCCGCCGACGGCATGATGTCCTCTTTGGCGAGTAGTTTGATGGCGTCGGCGAGTGGCTGCAGAATGCCCAACGGCCCCACGCGGTTCGGACCAAGCCGCACCTGGATGAATCCGGCGATGCGCCGTTCGCCGTAGGTCCACACCAACGCCATGATCGCCATGAAAGCAACGATGATCCCGCCGCCCACGAGGTACGCCAGCACAAACGGCAGCCATGACGGGACGTGCAGCAACGGCGGAAACAACGCGCCCGCGCCCGACTCATGGAATGTCTGGATTACATCGTTCATCGGTCCACTTCACCCAACACGATATCGATCGAGCCGATAATCGCGACCACGTCCGCCAACAACACGTCGCGGCAAACCGCGTCGGTTATGCACAGGTTGCAGAACGACGGCGCGCGCGACTTGACGCGCAACGCCTTCGATGAACCGTCGGCGACCACGTAAAATCCCAATTCGCCGCGCGGATTTTCGCACGGAACGTACGCCTCGCCTTCGGGCAGATCGAACGAACGGCCCACTTTCTCGAAAAACGGCCCTTCGGGCAGGCCGTCGAGCGCCTGTTCGACAATCTTGCAGCTTTCCATCATCTCGACCATGCGGACCCAGTAACGGTCCCAGCAGTCGCCGGTCGTTCCCATGGCGCCTTCGCCCACCGGCACGTCGAACGAGAAATGTTCGTAGCCGCAGTAGGGATGCGCCTTCCGCAAGTCGAACGCGACCCCGCTGCCGCGCAGGCACGGCCCGGTCAAGCCGTAGGCGATGGCCTGTTCGCGCGGAATCACGCCCACATTGGCCGTGCGCTTGACGAAGATCTGATTCTTGCTGAGCAGGGTGTTGTATTCCGGCCATACCTTGCGCATCTGCACGAGGAAGGCGCGAATGTCGGCGGCGATTTCCGGCGTCATGTCGCGCGCGACGCCGCCGATGCGGGGGTAATGGTAGAGCAGGCGTCCGCCGCTGATCTTTTCAAAGATGGAAAGGATCATTTCGCGTTCGCGAAATCCGTACAGGAAGGGCGTGAACGCGCCGAGGTCGAGCGCATACGTGCCGAACGCCAGCAAATGCGACGCGATACGGTTCAATTCCGCCATGATCACACGCAGATACGATGCGCGATCCGGCACCGCAAAGCCGCCGAGTTTTTCCACGGCAAGACAGAACGGCAGCGGATTGTTCATCGAACCGAGATAATCCATGCGGTCCGTGTACGGGATGACCTTCGCATAATCGAGCGATTCGGCGATTTTTTCAAAGCAGCGGTGCAGGAAGCCGATTTGCGGCCACGTCCGCCGGACCATCTCGCCGTCGGTTTGCACAATGAGCCGCAACACGCCGTGCGTGGAGGGATGCTGCGGGCCCATGTTGATGAGCAGTTCTTCCGTCCTCAGCGAGTCGGCGTATTCTCTCGTGGTTTCGTGGGTCATCTATGCGTTGGTCAACCCATGATATTCCGTCGGCGCCTGGTAATCCTTGCGCAACGGGTATCCTTCCCAGTCGTCCGGCAGCAGAATGCGTGTCAATTCGGGATGGTTTTCATAAACAATTCCCATCATGTCGAATGCCTCGCGTTCATGCCATTCGGCGGACGCCCATACCGAAGACACGGACGGCACGCGGGGCGTCTCGCGGTCCACATCCACGCGCAACACAAGCGAATGGGAATGCTGGTACGAATAAAGATGATAGACCGACGACAATTGGGCGCCCCGGTCCACCGTGGAAATCAGGCGGAGAAAATCGAACCGCGTCGCGTCGTGGTCCCGCAGAAAACGGCACACGTCCGCGAGACCTTCCGCGGCCACAACGATGAAGGCGTCGCCGCGTTCCGGCGTCCGAAGTTCGCCGACGAGGCGATCGAATCGTTCGCGCAGCAGCGCGTGAATGGACTGAATATCCACGGCCTATGCGGTCTCCTTGCTGTAACGTTTGATCAACGGGCGCTCCTGCGCGATTTTCTGTTGCAGCCAGAGCAGCGCGTCAATCAGCGCCTCGGGCCGCGGCGGACACCCCGGCACATACACGTCCACCGGCAGGAACCGGTCTATGCCCTTGACCACATGATAACCGTGCACCGAATAGGGGCCGCCGCCTATCGTGCAGGCGCCCATCGCCATCACATACTTGGGCTCCGGCATCTGATCGAACAGGCGCTTCACGCGCGGGGCCATCTTGTGCGTGACCGTGCCGGCCACGATCATCAGGTCGGCCTGTCGCGGAGTTGGACGAAACGCCCCCGCGCCGAAACGGTCGAGGTCGTATTTTGCTGCGCCGACGGCCATCATCTCGATGGCGCAGCAGGCCAGCCCGAACGTCAGCGGCCACAGCGCATTCGCACGCGACCAGTTGATCGCCGCGTCGAGCGGCGCCACCAGCACCGACATTCCTTCCGATTTCGTTTGTTTCAAATAATGCAGGTAGCGCGTCAGATCGCGCGGATCGCGGACCGCCTCGGCGAACAACTCCTCGGGCGTTTTCTTGCGATCGTCAGCCACGGGCCTGCTCTCCGGATTCCGCCTTCCACGTCTCGCCGATCCAGTCCAAGTTGCCGTTGGCCCATTCGTAGGCCAAGCCAAGTGCGAGCACGCCCAGGAACACGAGCACCCCTATCAACGCGGCAAAGGCCATGCCCGCGCCCGCGAATTCACGCAGAACCAGCGCGGCGGGAACCAGCACAACGACTTCCACATCAAACAGGAGGTAGACGAGCGCCACCGTGTAAAAACGGCTGTTGTAGCGAATCCACGCCGAGCCGATGGTGGGTTCGCCGCACTCGTAGATGCGGCGCTTGTCGGGCGTCGGGCGGCTCAAGCGAACCAGCCATCCAAAGAGGAGACTCCCGACGACAAAGACGAAGCCTAGGGCCAAAAAGACCAACACCGATGCAAATTCAATATACATGAAACACAACGACCCAACCAGAATGTTCACTGCCAACAACGAGACGCTTCCGCGCCATGGGCGGACTTCGGACACACGCCCTGCCGCCCAACCGCCAGACGCAGCGCGAAAGGCCGGGGCGAGTACTTCAGACATCAGGACCTGATAGGGTTTCATGATTATGCCATGCGTTTCTCTGCAAAGTCAAAAGAACGCGGGGCGCACAAGGATCGATGCCGGCCGCGGCGGGAAGAAGCCAAAAACCGCGAATGAACGCAAAGATTTTCCACAAAGTCGGCCGTTGTCATGGTGGGAGAGAAAATAGTATTCACGTTCATTCGTGGATTTTCGCGGATTTCCTGCGTCCGTCAATGAGGTGCATGATGGCGAGATAGGGATGGCGGCGAAGCATGCGCGGACCGGAATACCGCATTACCTCCGTGACGCGATGGCGCATGGATTCGCGGTAACAGTGAACCGGGCATTCCCGGCAGGGCGGCTTGTCGTCGCGGAACATGCACCGGTCGAGGCGTTCGTTCGCGTACGCAATCAACTCGCGGCAGTCGTTGCAAAGGCCGTTCGCCGGCGCATGGCAATCGCGGCAGTACAGCGCAATCATCTCGACGATGGTCCGCCGTTCGCGGCGCAACCGTTTCGAGTCGCCGTTCTTTGGGAGCATCGGGCAGATCCCTAACATTTTCCATGTATGGCGGCTGCCACCAACAACGCATGAGCCGTGAAATACATTCCCCGGCTTTTTCTGCGGCGCGAACAGGCACAAACGCCGAAAACACGTGATCAGCGGATCTGGCGTTTCGGCCGTGGGTTCCCCGTGAAAAGGCGGCGGGAAGCCAGCGCCAGCGCCAGCAGCAGAAGGATCGCGGTATCTGCGGCGCCGCCGCGCATGCCGGATGGCGGAATCGTTGCCATGACGCCGCCGCCGGCGCAGCCGCCTCCCGGACCCGAACCCTTGACAAGCGCCATGGTCATCGTGCCCACGTCACCGCTGGGAACAAGTCCCCTTTGCTTCAAGGTGACATAGCCCGGCGCCTGGGCGGTAAACTCGTGTTCGCCGGGATCCAGCGAGGCGAAAATGTAGACGCCCGCGTTGTTTTGTGTGACCGGAAAAGCGGGGCCGGGCGACGCGAATACCTGCGCGTTGCCGATCGGCGCGGAAGTCGCGCTGTCCACGACCAGTATGGCCATGGATCCATTAACAAGGCCCTTGACCTGAATCGATCCATTGGCGCTAGACGGCGCGTTGGGCGCGTCGTAACGCGGCGTAAAACCGTAGGGATCGGTCAGGGCGGCGTCGCTGGCGCGAAGCGGCACGGACATGCCTTCGCCGCCGGATTTGGGCGTCATGAAGTTGATGTAGGCCGCCGTGACGGGTTCCTTCGAGGCGATCGCCCCGCCGCCCGCGATGGCCACGTGCACGAACCCCTTGTTGCGATCGGAAACCGTTCCGGAACCGGTCCATGCCAGTTTGAATCCGGCTTCCGCAAGTTCTTCGCCCAGCTCTACCGATTGCAGCGACAGTCCGAGGGCGCCGGCGGGAAACGTAACGTCAAACGAGCACCCGGCGGCCTGCGGCGCGTTCTCGATGTACACGGGCACGGCGATTTCCGATCCCGTCTCGGCTTCGACGTTTCCGATGCGGACCAGCGGTTGCTCGCCTTCGCTTTTTTCCGGCGCGGCGAACGAATCCCATGCGGACTCGCTGGTCTTGGATATGGGATCCGGCCATAAATCGCGCACGTGCAATCGCCGCAACAGCAGCACGGCATCCGCCTGATCCACGGAATTATCGAGGTTGATATCGGCGACCTGCCGTGTACACGGGTCCGGCTCCGGCACGCCGCCCGCAGCGATTTGGAGGATATATTCCGCGTCGTCTTCCGTAATCCTGCCGTCCAAATTTGCGTCGCCGTGCGCCGCGCAAAGCCCGTCGCCGCACAGCAGGCCATCGTCCAGATCGAGCGTGATGGGTTTGAGCGCGCCATCATACAATCGCACGCCTTGTAACAAAGGCTGATCCCTAATGAACAACAGCGGGCCGCAGGCGGTTTCTCCCGCAAGGAGCGCTTCGGAAGGGGTAATCACAACGTAAAACAAGGTTCCCGCACCGTACAGCGGCAAACTGGACAATCCGGCGGCAATGATCCGAAGTTCAATAATTTCATTGTCCAAAACAGAAGCATTTCGCGCAAAGAGAAATCCTCCCATAAGGCCGCTTGGATACACGGCAATACTGTCGGCGCTGTCGATCAGATTGCGTGGCAAATGGACGGCCACCTGAATGCCATAGGTTGAAATGTCGTAGGCGCACTGGGTCGCAATGGGAATCGCGATTCGGGGCGATCCGTCGGAGGGCGACTTGAACCGGTAAATGCCCCCCTGATTCGCGTAGATATCGGGGAAATAGACCCGCAGCCGTTGGCCGTGTACGGGCGGCATGCTGGGTTCGGAACGTTCGCTGACGGCGTCGCCCGCGCCGACGGCCTCGATGACATAACAGTAAAGGCGATCCTTTTCGATTCCCGTGTCCACGAACTCGGTCCTGGAAACGGGGCTGTTCCCGTTGACCCGGACCGGATCGCCCACCGGCGTCGCGGTTTCCGCGTCCACGACCTCCTGCCGGTAGACATGGTAGCCCCTGAGATCGTATTCGGGATTGGCCCGCCATTCAATATAAGCGTTGCGCGGACCGCCCCGCGCAAACGGACGGGCCGGACGCGATGGCGGCGATATTCCGGTGGCCAGATCGGACGGTTCGGACAGGGCTGTCGCGGCCCACAACACCGCAACCATGCCTGCCAACGATCCAATCTTCAACATCCCTGCCGCCTCCAATTCAAACACGGCCCCTGCATTGTATTCCTTTATACATAGAATACCACAGACCGGCGGCCGGCGGCTAGTCATTTCTGGAAAACGCGTCGGAAATCGAGCGTAAGCATCCAGTAGGCGTAGTCGGCGTCGCGGCTGTTTCGCCCCGCGTCAAAGGCATTGCCGAACGCGTGCGTGAAATTGCCGTCGCCCAGCGCGGCGCCGGAAAACAGGTGGCCGTAGTAGAGTTGAACGAGGAGATTCGGGTTGAATGAATACCGGACGGTTGTGTCGAGGTGGAATCCGAGGTTGTCCGAGGAGTGCAGCGGCCGCCACGACTGCTCGGCCCATAACTGTTGCCCGCGCACCGTCACTTGCACCTTTTCCAGCGGCGCGAAGTTCATGCCGGCGCGCAGTTGGACGAAATTCGACATGTTGCCGTTGTCCTGCAGCACGGGGCAATAGTTCAGAACGGAAAACAGGCGATTGAAGGAAGGACCCATGACGAATCGCCCGCCGCCGAGGTCTTCGATTTCTCCCCCCTCGAAATACAGGCCGCCCGCGAAAATGCGCGGTTTCCAGGCGGCATCGAAGGAATAGCCGATCTCGCCGTCGAAACCCAGATTGTTCCAGCGTTCGCCTTTGGGCGGCGCGCCGGCAAGACGGTTCGCCGAGGCGAAGGCCAGCGCCTCGCCGTCGGCCGGACCGAACTGAAAGGCCGCCTCGACGTCGTAATCGAAACCTTCCTTCCTGCCCCAGAAACGCGCGCCGGCGGTGTTCAGCACGGTGGGTTCGTACAGGTCCGGCGCGCCGGAAAAAATCGCGTCCGCCCGGCGGGCGTCGCGCAGCAACAAATAGTACAGCGACGCATTGGCGGCGTCGCTTTTGGCATACGTGGCGTACACCCCGTAAAACGCGCTGTCGCCGTCCTTTTCTTCGGGGCTGGACTCCGCCAATTGGGCCATCCATACATCAATCGTCACTTTGTCAACAGGCGTAAAGGTGGCGCGAAGGGCATCGAACGAGAAACGCTGCACCGGCGTCGAATGATCGGAAATCAGGAGTTGCTTGCCGAAGGTCATGCATTGGCGGCCAATGCGCAGACGCAAAGGAAGTCCGAACGTGTCGTTGGTTTCCACGTACCCCTGCAGAAGACTGGCGTTGAGACGGGGATCGCCGCCGGGGCGCGCGTCAATACCGCCCAGGTAATCGCTCCGAAACCCGTCGCCCCAGAAATGATACGCGTAGAACTCGACAAACGCCGAAACGCCACCGGTAAAATCCGCGCGCGCGTGCCACGAGGTGGCCTGTTCAACAGAGGTCCAATCATTCGTTTCGTCCCACGCGTATAGGCTGGGAAAACCGTTGTGCAATACGGCGGCCCTGGATTCGTTGAAGGTGTTGTGGATCCAACGCCCGCGAATTACGATCCGCCCGCCCGTTTGCACGTTTTGCAAATCGGCCCGCGCCATTCCCGTCAAGCCTGCGACCATCGCAAGCAGCACGGCCTTGCGCGCCGTAACCCTCCATGAACCCGAATTCGTCATTGGAACGCCGGGCCTTCGCTCAATCCGTGGACGAAATGGACTTTGTGGACCCGGTGGATTTCTTCCGTATGGCGAAGCGCCTTGCGGGTTTCTATCGTCCACAACGTCCATCTCTTCCATGGGATAGGGTGATTTCCTTTGATTTCCACTGCCGGATTTGGGTTCGTGAAACCGCCGGATT
Proteins encoded in this region:
- a CDS encoding NADH-quinone oxidoreductase subunit J produces the protein MNTDTAIQTVAIWQGPNIAFWMITLLVLGSGAVAALSRSIVVAAFSLFFTLLGMAGYYVLLGSSFLAVTQVIIYVGGILVLLMFGILLTARPMQRDPKDTHWLYLLAGTLSAALFVVLAHLIWTVPWRAGPIQNPPVGDVRPIGHALLTTYLLPFEVAGMTLLLCLVGAAYLVRRRER
- a CDS encoding 4Fe-4S binding protein; the encoded protein is MKTAEKKNPVAQYFADIWAGIYTTYAGMKITIEYFFGKKVTMRYPEEKPVIPPGHRGVHVYDESKCTGCRACARACPVDCIGIDLLGRGRDVMLLQFDIDYARCLFCNLCAEACPFNALALSEKYNLACGSRGDCLRHFARPKSQEEMDEFKALLARKEAERKEAQAKKEAERKAREEAERKAREEAERNAQEQPEQ
- a CDS encoding GxxExxY protein — translated: MNATCVKKGDMEITGITEMDSKTDTLTREIIGAIIAVHSKLGPGFLESIYRNALRIELQRRGLRVETEKSVSIFYEGEEVGLHRLDMLVEGTVIVELKTVEALGKSHYAQVRSYLKATGCRTAILVNFADEKADFRRIESE
- a CDS encoding NADH-quinone oxidoreductase subunit H codes for the protein MAIMALVWTYGERRIAGFIQVRLGPNRVGPLGILQPLADAIKLLAKEDIMPSAANWSLFTAAPILVFLGAMLPFAVLPFSERIVLTNMQLGLYFVLAFQAIEVIGILMAGWGPGSKWSLYGGMRLAAQMLSYEIPMGLCVLVVIFLAGSLNLGEIVAWQSQGPWILGWAIFRSPAAFVAFFMFYIAGLAGTKRAPFDLPEAESELVAGYHTEYSGLRFAFFFMSEYAAMYVVCALAAILFLGGWHGPIPRPALPENAAFFNTWLDAIHAQAGGGLSVAASLEVFAATLAGTAFSRLGLTIAAYEIVGVINMFLKAFGLYFVMIWVRWTLPRIRIDQVMYLCLKVLLPIGLVCATWAAIQVVVFP
- the nuoB gene encoding NADH-quinone oxidoreductase subunit NuoB — its product is MKQTKSEGMSVLVAPLDAAINWSRANALWPLTFGLACCAIEMMAVGAAKYDLDRFGAGAFRPTPRQADLMIVAGTVTHKMAPRVKRLFDQMPEPKYVMAMGACTIGGGPYSVHGYHVVKGIDRFLPVDVYVPGCPPRPEALIDALLWLQQKIAQERPLIKRYSKETA
- the nuoK gene encoding NADH-quinone oxidoreductase subunit NuoK — translated: MNTTLLTSAGFSSTQPVGLLWYLTAAAILFALGLTACMARRNAIGILIGLELILNAAILNFMAFWRFGQSATNDTSMAGPMMGIFIIVLAACEAAVALAILLNLYFNFGSVEVDKANRMRL
- the nuoL gene encoding NADH-quinone oxidoreductase subunit L, with protein sequence MDHTMLKCGLAIFALPLVSFVVLGLFNKRLPRRGDFIATSVMGLALGLSLYVFWRAWSDPRPVFVNLSFAWLPMEVNKAVLGGILIDRLTAVMLVVVTLVSFLVHLFSTKYMEGDVRYGRYFAGLLLFTVSMLGLVLANNLLYLYMFWELVGLTSYILIGHWFEKKSASDAAIKAFITTRLGDVGMFIGIMVCYLQVGSLQYGDLFAAVEQGGLSGAWRTIAGLGLFFGAMGKSAQFPLHVWLPDAMEGPTPVSALIHAATMVAAGVYLTGRLLPVFDPPTLLFIAYIGGFTALFAATIALVQDDIKKVLAYSTVSQLGYMILALGVGGYVSGLFHLTTHAFFKAGLFLGAGAVIHAMHHEQSMSKYGGLRRKMPITTVCYLLATLALAGFPGFSGFWSKDAILADVLAFAMLNGHWFLVVAGFSTVFLTAFYMFRQFFLTFTGKPRDHHAYDHAHESPLPMLIPLIVLGTLAVVGGGMGGWFGAMNPAKSGVEQVRGLREAGFTTSLMDSVVQQSHDAETPHAASSEAHGDPLGDAHAGEHSPEAEARHKAHYMAMGLSTCLALAGILLGAAFYLQRKDGKTLLDPGRVAQRCSLAHRILWNKYYLDEAYMACFVMTTRALAVISATFDRLIIDGIVNLAGWCGWAWSYLTEIFDRIVVDGWFVNGSAQTTAYMGRQVNQSQTGYVRQYLMLTVLGLLIISSVCAYAFYGYWQP
- a CDS encoding NADH-quinone oxidoreductase subunit C, which translates into the protein MDIQSIHALLRERFDRLVGELRTPERGDAFIVVAAEGLADVCRFLRDHDATRFDFLRLISTVDRGAQLSSVYHLYSYQHSHSLVLRVDVDRETPRVPSVSSVWASAEWHEREAFDMMGIVYENHPELTRILLPDDWEGYPLRKDYQAPTEYHGLTNA
- a CDS encoding NADH-quinone oxidoreductase subunit A, with translation MNILVGSLCFMYIEFASVLVFLALGFVFVVGSLLFGWLVRLSRPTPDKRRIYECGEPTIGSAWIRYNSRFYTVALVYLLFDVEVVVLVPAALVLREFAGAGMAFAALIGVLVFLGVLALGLAYEWANGNLDWIGETWKAESGEQARG
- a CDS encoding NADH-quinone oxidoreductase subunit D: MTHETTREYADSLRTEELLINMGPQHPSTHGVLRLIVQTDGEMVRRTWPQIGFLHRCFEKIAESLDYAKVIPYTDRMDYLGSMNNPLPFCLAVEKLGGFAVPDRASYLRVIMAELNRIASHLLAFGTYALDLGAFTPFLYGFREREMILSIFEKISGGRLLYHYPRIGGVARDMTPEIAADIRAFLVQMRKVWPEYNTLLSKNQIFVKRTANVGVIPREQAIAYGLTGPCLRGSGVAFDLRKAHPYCGYEHFSFDVPVGEGAMGTTGDCWDRYWVRMVEMMESCKIVEQALDGLPEGPFFEKVGRSFDLPEGEAYVPCENPRGELGFYVVADGSSKALRVKSRAPSFCNLCITDAVCRDVLLADVVAIIGSIDIVLGEVDR
- a CDS encoding nitrous oxide-stimulated promoter family protein, giving the protein MLPKNGDSKRLRRERRTIVEMIALYCRDCHAPANGLCNDCRELIAYANERLDRCMFRDDKPPCRECPVHCYRESMRHRVTEVMRYSGPRMLRRHPYLAIMHLIDGRRKSAKIHE